Genomic window (Sphaerodactylus townsendi isolate TG3544 linkage group LG12, MPM_Stown_v2.3, whole genome shotgun sequence):
ttttgctattccgcacagcttcaaagagcactgaaagcagtttgaaagtgcattattctgcatgtgcggaatgagccctagtgtaAGGGGGTGTCTCCTGGTCAATTATTACAGACACTTCAAACACAGTCAGTTTCGTTCTCATCCATCTCTACTATCCAGTAGTACCTCTTCCACTGATGTCAGCAAAACTGCTCAGAAGAACGAAGGGATCTTCAAAGTGTGGGAAGTTGTTTGAAGATTCTACCTTCCAGTTGTTAAAAATACCTTTTGAAAATTATGCATGATGATGATAAGAGCAATACACATTAATTTTTCCCATCTTATTTCCCTAGGAAACTCCTTGAGGGTGAAGAGACAAGATTCTGTGCCTTCTCTGGAAGCATCGCTGGGCCAACGTTTACACATAGGCAACCCTCTGTAACAATATCAAGTagcaaaatacaaaaatcaaaagTTGAAGCTCCAAAACTAAAGGTCCAGCACAAGTTTGTAGAAGAAATAATTGAAGAGACAAAAGTAGAAGATGAGAAATCTGAACTGGATGAAGCCTTAGCAGCTATGGCTGAAGAATTGGCTGCTGGAACAACACCACAAgaccagaaggaggaagaggaggaggaggaggaagctgtgGAAGAAGAAATACTAGCTGAGGCTAAAGCTGAGGTTGAAGCAGCTGccccagaagaggaggaagaagaaggagaagaagagggaggtgaggaagaggaggatgcaAAATCTGatgaagcagaagaaggaggatctgaaaaagaagaggaaaagagtgAAAAGGAAGagggtgatgaagaagaagaggaggcgggTGAGGGAGAAGCAGAGGAAGCTGAAGCAGAGaccaaggaagaagaggagtcagAAGAGAAGGATGAAGATGAAGGAGAAGTTGAGGAAGCCATTGTACCAGAGAAAGTAGAAAAGGCGAAAACatcacctcccaaatctcccccaaaatctcctgcaGCAGAAGAGGTGGAGGAAAATAAAGAAGCTGAAGGTGAAAGTGAAGATCAGAAGGAGGATgagcaaggagaggaggaagaagaagaggacaagTCAGGGTCTCCAGCAAAAGCAGATTCTCCTGAGAAAGGAGGTTCACCAGAAAAAGCTGGTACACCAGAGAAAGGGTCTCCAGAGAAGGCTGGGACTCCAGCCAAGGCTGGGTCTCCAGAGAAAGGATCTCCAGAGAAGGCTGGGACTCCAGAGAAAGGGTCTCCAGACAAGGCTGGGACTCCGGAGAAAGGGTCTCCAGAGAAGGCTGGGACTCCAGAGAAAGGGTCTTCAGAGAAAGGGTCCCCAGACAAGGCTGGAACTCCAGAGAAAGGGTCTCCAGAGAAGGCTGGAACTCCAGAGAAAGGGTCTCCAGAGAAAGGGTCTCCTGACAAGGCTGGAACTCCAGAAAAAGGGTCCCCAGAGAAGGCTGGGACTCCAGAGAAAGGGTCTCCAGAGAAAGGGTCTCCAGACAAGGCTGGAACTCCAGAAAAAGCAAGTATTCCAGAAAAAGCAGCATCTCCAGAGAAGGTGAGTACACCAGATAAAGCAACATCCCCAGAAAAAGCAGGGTCCCCAGTGAAAGAAGTGGAAGAGACCATCCCAGCTTCTAAGGCAGCAAAAGTTGGTACTGAGAAGGAacccaaagaagagaagaaagacaaAAGTGAGAAGGCATCAAAGGAATCCACAAAAGAAGACATAGCTGTAAATGGAGATGTGagtgagaaagaagaggaggaaggctcCAAGGCCAAGCAAGTGGAGGAGGAAGACAAAGGTGTTTTCACCAATGGCCTGGACATTAGCCCAGATgaagaggagaaaaaggggaagagCGATGAAAAAGTTGTGGTAaccaaaaaggttgagaaaattACTAGTGAAGGAGATGACGGGACAACCACATACATCACAAAGTCAGTGACTGTCACCCAGAAGGTAGAAGAACACGAGGAAACAGTTGCTGAACAATTGGTGTCCACCAAGAAGGTAGAGAAGGTTACTTCACATGCTGTAGTGAAAGAAGTGAAAGAGAGTGACTAGGAtaatcatattttttttccttcaaaagaGCTTCGGTCGGTGCAAAAGGTTAAGCCATAggacagctgcaaaatgcatgaaAGTGACAGCTTCAAAGCAGAAAGGGTTCTCTCGTGAGGTCTCCAGAAACACTCTcttttatttttgatttattttttgtgCAATACccagggtttgggggggaggaatGCATGCAAGCCCAAGATGCACTCCCTCTGCAGAACttggggaattaaaaaaaatgcatgagcTGTTATCCTTACAGAGGAAGTTGCTGAATTTCCTAAGCTGCTGATGGGATGCTTCTGAGGAACATCTTAAAATGTATTATGCAAAGAACCAACTGAGCCAAATACAGACAAACAATaataagaaaatgaatgaaaaaaaattacccaGAATTCTCCTAGCCTTAAGCTACTTAATAATTATGTTTACCTCACTGGTGCAATTAAGATGGACTTTTTGATCATGGGAGAACCTACCTTGACATGCACAGTACGCAACCTTTTGTTGTTCGATGTAAAGCAGTCACAGCAGTTTGTGCTCAATAAAGGTTATATTGGAAACGTGTGCCTTGCTTTGCTGAAACTTGTCTTGTAGCTCCAAGGTGCCTTTAAGTGGGCTAGCAAAATGCTAGTGGAGGAGTGTATGTAGCTAGTTTGTAGATGTGTATTTTTTCCTGGTTTAAATTTTGCTCTTTGAGCAAAGCTATGATGGCCGttcctccaaagaactctagTGGGTAGCAGATTTCCAAGGCATGTTTTAAGTGACACATTCCAATCAAACAGGAATTTCTGTAAGGCCTGAAACTTACTCTTGAGGACATCCCACAGTTCCTCTGCAGGTGGACAATACAGGGAAAAATTGATAGTGATGGACAAGTTGTTCTATATCCCCACCTCTCATTATTGATCtcctggagcagtggttctcaaccttcctaatgccgtgaccctttaatacagttcctcatgttgcagtgacccccaaccataaaattatttgtgtcttggttgcTAAGACactcggaaatatgtgttttctgatggtcttaggccagtgatggcgaacctttttgagaccgagtgcccaaattgcaacacaaaacccacttatttatcacaaagtgccaacacggcaatttaacctgaatactgaggtttttgtttagaaaaaacagttggctccgaaacgcacgttactcgggagtaagc
Coding sequences:
- the NEFM gene encoding neurofilament medium polypeptide isoform X8, which codes for MSYTLEPLSNPSYRRVTESRTTFSRASVSPSSGFRSQSWSRGSPSTVSSSYKRNLGAPRASYGSTVLSSSESLELSQSSLFNGGGGGGGGGGDFKLSRANEKEQLQGLNDRFAGYIEKVHSLEQQNKELEGEIGALRQRQAGRSLLGDAFEQELRELRVALEQVSHEKAALQLDSEHLEEDIQRLKERFEDEARLRDDTEAVIRALRKDVEEASLAKVELDKKVQSLQDEVAFLRGNHEEEVVELLAQIQASSHVAVERKDYAKTDLTAALKEIRSQLECHSDQNMVQAEEWFKCRYARLTEAAETNKEAIRSAKEEIAEYRRQLQAKSIELESVRGTKESLDRQLTDIEERHNMDLSTYQETIQQLENELRGTKWEMARHLREYQDLLNVKMALDIEIAAYRKLLEGEETRFCAFSGSIAGPTFTHRQPSVTISSSKIQKSKVEAPKLKVQHKFVEEIIEETKVEDEKSELDEALAAMAEELAAGTTPQDQKEEEEEEEEAVEEEILAEAKAEVEAAAPEEEEEEGEEEGGEEEEDAKSDEAEEGGSEKEEEKSEKEEGDEEEEEAGEGEAEEAEAETKEEEESEEKDEDEGEVEEAIVPEKVEKAKTSPPKSPPKSPAAEEVEENKEAEGESEDQKEDEQGEEEEEEDKSGSPAKADSPEKGGSPEKAGTPEKGSPEKAGTPAKAGSPEKGSPEKAGTPEKGSPDKAGTPEKASIPEKAASPEKVSTPDKATSPEKAGSPVKEVEETIPASKAAKVGTEKEPKEEKKDKSEKASKESTKEDIAVNGDVSEKEEEEGSKAKQVEEEDKGVFTNGLDISPDEEEKKGKSDEKVVVTKKVEKITSEGDDGTTTYITKSVTVTQKVEEHEETVAEQLVSTKKVEKVTSHAVVKEVKESD
- the NEFM gene encoding neurofilament medium polypeptide isoform X4, with the translated sequence MSYTLEPLSNPSYRRVTESRTTFSRASVSPSSGFRSQSWSRGSPSTVSSSYKRNLGAPRASYGSTVLSSSESLELSQSSLFNGGGGGGGGGGDFKLSRANEKEQLQGLNDRFAGYIEKVHSLEQQNKELEGEIGALRQRQAGRSLLGDAFEQELRELRVALEQVSHEKAALQLDSEHLEEDIQRLKERFEDEARLRDDTEAVIRALRKDVEEASLAKVELDKKVQSLQDEVAFLRGNHEEEVVELLAQIQASSHVAVERKDYAKTDLTAALKEIRSQLECHSDQNMVQAEEWFKCRYARLTEAAETNKEAIRSAKEEIAEYRRQLQAKSIELESVRGTKESLDRQLTDIEERHNMDLSTYQETIQQLENELRGTKWEMARHLREYQDLLNVKMALDIEIAAYRKLLEGEETRFCAFSGSIAGPTFTHRQPSVTISSSKIQKSKVEAPKLKVQHKFVEEIIEETKVEDEKSELDEALAAMAEELAAGTTPQDQKEEEEEEEEAVEEEILAEAKAEVEAAAPEEEEEEGEEEGGEEEEDAKSDEAEEGGSEKEEEKSEKEEGDEEEEEAGEGEAEEAEAETKEEEESEEKDEDEGEVEEAIVPEKVEKAKTSPPKSPPKSPAAEEVEENKEAEGESEDQKEDEQGEEEEEEDKSGSPAKADSPEKGGSPEKAGTPEKGSPEKAGTPAKAGSPEKGSPEKAGTPEKGSPDKAGTPEKGSPEKAGTPEKGSSEKGSPDKAGTPEKGSPEKAGTPEKASIPEKAASPEKVSTPDKATSPEKAGSPVKEVEETIPASKAAKVGTEKEPKEEKKDKSEKASKESTKEDIAVNGDVSEKEEEEGSKAKQVEEEDKGVFTNGLDISPDEEEKKGKSDEKVVVTKKVEKITSEGDDGTTTYITKSVTVTQKVEEHEETVAEQLVSTKKVEKVTSHAVVKEVKESD
- the NEFM gene encoding neurofilament medium polypeptide isoform X3: MSYTLEPLSNPSYRRVTESRTTFSRASVSPSSGFRSQSWSRGSPSTVSSSYKRNLGAPRASYGSTVLSSSESLELSQSSLFNGGGGGGGGGGDFKLSRANEKEQLQGLNDRFAGYIEKVHSLEQQNKELEGEIGALRQRQAGRSLLGDAFEQELRELRVALEQVSHEKAALQLDSEHLEEDIQRLKERFEDEARLRDDTEAVIRALRKDVEEASLAKVELDKKVQSLQDEVAFLRGNHEEEVVELLAQIQASSHVAVERKDYAKTDLTAALKEIRSQLECHSDQNMVQAEEWFKCRYARLTEAAETNKEAIRSAKEEIAEYRRQLQAKSIELESVRGTKESLDRQLTDIEERHNMDLSTYQETIQQLENELRGTKWEMARHLREYQDLLNVKMALDIEIAAYRKLLEGEETRFCAFSGSIAGPTFTHRQPSVTISSSKIQKSKVEAPKLKVQHKFVEEIIEETKVEDEKSELDEALAAMAEELAAGTTPQDQKEEEEEEEEAVEEEILAEAKAEVEAAAPEEEEEEGEEEGGEEEEDAKSDEAEEGGSEKEEEKSEKEEGDEEEEEAGEGEAEEAEAETKEEEESEEKDEDEGEVEEAIVPEKVEKAKTSPPKSPPKSPAAEEVEENKEAEGESEDQKEDEQGEEEEEEDKSGSPAKADSPEKGGSPEKAGTPEKGSPEKAGTPAKAGSPEKGSPEKAGTPEKGSPDKAGTPEKGSPEKAGTPEKGSPEKAGTPEKGSPEKGSPDKAGTPEKASIPEKAASPEKVSTPDKATSPEKAGSPVKEVEETIPASKAAKVGTEKEPKEEKKDKSEKASKESTKEDIAVNGDVSEKEEEEGSKAKQVEEEDKGVFTNGLDISPDEEEKKGKSDEKVVVTKKVEKITSEGDDGTTTYITKSVTVTQKVEEHEETVAEQLVSTKKVEKVTSHAVVKEVKESD
- the NEFM gene encoding neurofilament medium polypeptide isoform X2, whose translation is MSYTLEPLSNPSYRRVTESRTTFSRASVSPSSGFRSQSWSRGSPSTVSSSYKRNLGAPRASYGSTVLSSSESLELSQSSLFNGGGGGGGGGGDFKLSRANEKEQLQGLNDRFAGYIEKVHSLEQQNKELEGEIGALRQRQAGRSLLGDAFEQELRELRVALEQVSHEKAALQLDSEHLEEDIQRLKERFEDEARLRDDTEAVIRALRKDVEEASLAKVELDKKVQSLQDEVAFLRGNHEEEVVELLAQIQASSHVAVERKDYAKTDLTAALKEIRSQLECHSDQNMVQAEEWFKCRYARLTEAAETNKEAIRSAKEEIAEYRRQLQAKSIELESVRGTKESLDRQLTDIEERHNMDLSTYQETIQQLENELRGTKWEMARHLREYQDLLNVKMALDIEIAAYRKLLEGEETRFCAFSGSIAGPTFTHRQPSVTISSSKIQKSKVEAPKLKVQHKFVEEIIEETKVEDEKSELDEALAAMAEELAAGTTPQDQKEEEEEEEEAVEEEILAEAKAEVEAAAPEEEEEEGEEEGGEEEEDAKSDEAEEGGSEKEEEKSEKEEGDEEEEEAGEGEAEEAEAETKEEEESEEKDEDEGEVEEAIVPEKVEKAKTSPPKSPPKSPAAEEVEENKEAEGESEDQKEDEQGEEEEEEDKSGSPAKADSPEKGGSPEKAGTPEKGSPEKAGTPAKAGSPEKGSPEKAGTPEKGSPDKAGTPEKGSPEKAGTPEKGSSEKGSPDKAGTPEKGSPEKAGTPEKGSPEKAGTPEKGSPEKGSPDKAGTPEKASIPEKAASPEKVSTPDKATSPEKAGSPVKEVEETIPASKAAKVGTEKEPKEEKKDKSEKASKESTKEDIAVNGDVSEKEEEEGSKAKQVEEEDKGVFTNGLDISPDEEEKKGKSDEKVVVTKKVEKITSEGDDGTTTYITKSVTVTQKVEEHEETVAEQLVSTKKVEKVTSHAVVKEVKESD
- the NEFM gene encoding neurofilament medium polypeptide isoform X6, which produces MSYTLEPLSNPSYRRVTESRTTFSRASVSPSSGFRSQSWSRGSPSTVSSSYKRNLGAPRASYGSTVLSSSESLELSQSSLFNGGGGGGGGGGDFKLSRANEKEQLQGLNDRFAGYIEKVHSLEQQNKELEGEIGALRQRQAGRSLLGDAFEQELRELRVALEQVSHEKAALQLDSEHLEEDIQRLKERFEDEARLRDDTEAVIRALRKDVEEASLAKVELDKKVQSLQDEVAFLRGNHEEEVVELLAQIQASSHVAVERKDYAKTDLTAALKEIRSQLECHSDQNMVQAEEWFKCRYARLTEAAETNKEAIRSAKEEIAEYRRQLQAKSIELESVRGTKESLDRQLTDIEERHNMDLSTYQETIQQLENELRGTKWEMARHLREYQDLLNVKMALDIEIAAYRKLLEGEETRFCAFSGSIAGPTFTHRQPSVTISSSKIQKSKVEAPKLKVQHKFVEEIIEETKVEDEKSELDEALAAMAEELAAGTTPQDQKEEEEEEEEAVEEEILAEAKAEVEAAAPEEEEEEGEEEGGEEEEDAKSDEAEEGGSEKEEEKSEKEEGDEEEEEAGEGEAEEAEAETKEEEESEEKDEDEGEVEEAIVPEKVEKAKTSPPKSPPKSPAAEEVEENKEAEGESEDQKEDEQGEEEEEEDKSGSPAKADSPEKGGSPEKAGTPEKGSPEKAGTPAKAGSPEKGSPEKAGTPEKGSPDKAGTPEKGSPDKAGTPEKASIPEKAASPEKVSTPDKATSPEKAGSPVKEVEETIPASKAAKVGTEKEPKEEKKDKSEKASKESTKEDIAVNGDVSEKEEEEGSKAKQVEEEDKGVFTNGLDISPDEEEKKGKSDEKVVVTKKVEKITSEGDDGTTTYITKSVTVTQKVEEHEETVAEQLVSTKKVEKVTSHAVVKEVKESD
- the NEFM gene encoding neurofilament medium polypeptide isoform X5, whose translation is MSYTLEPLSNPSYRRVTESRTTFSRASVSPSSGFRSQSWSRGSPSTVSSSYKRNLGAPRASYGSTVLSSSESLELSQSSLFNGGGGGGGGGGDFKLSRANEKEQLQGLNDRFAGYIEKVHSLEQQNKELEGEIGALRQRQAGRSLLGDAFEQELRELRVALEQVSHEKAALQLDSEHLEEDIQRLKERFEDEARLRDDTEAVIRALRKDVEEASLAKVELDKKVQSLQDEVAFLRGNHEEEVVELLAQIQASSHVAVERKDYAKTDLTAALKEIRSQLECHSDQNMVQAEEWFKCRYARLTEAAETNKEAIRSAKEEIAEYRRQLQAKSIELESVRGTKESLDRQLTDIEERHNMDLSTYQETIQQLENELRGTKWEMARHLREYQDLLNVKMALDIEIAAYRKLLEGEETRFCAFSGSIAGPTFTHRQPSVTISSSKIQKSKVEAPKLKVQHKFVEEIIEETKVEDEKSELDEALAAMAEELAAGTTPQDQKEEEEEEEEAVEEEILAEAKAEVEAAAPEEEEEEGEEEGGEEEEDAKSDEAEEGGSEKEEEKSEKEEGDEEEEEAGEGEAEEAEAETKEEEESEEKDEDEGEVEEAIVPEKVEKAKTSPPKSPPKSPAAEEVEENKEAEGESEDQKEDEQGEEEEEEDKSGSPAKADSPEKGGSPEKAGTPEKGSPEKAGTPAKAGSPEKGSPEKAGTPEKGSPDKAGTPEKGSPEKAGTPEKGSPEKGSPDKAGTPEKASIPEKAASPEKVSTPDKATSPEKAGSPVKEVEETIPASKAAKVGTEKEPKEEKKDKSEKASKESTKEDIAVNGDVSEKEEEEGSKAKQVEEEDKGVFTNGLDISPDEEEKKGKSDEKVVVTKKVEKITSEGDDGTTTYITKSVTVTQKVEEHEETVAEQLVSTKKVEKVTSHAVVKEVKESD
- the NEFM gene encoding neurofilament medium polypeptide isoform X1 gives rise to the protein MSYTLEPLSNPSYRRVTESRTTFSRASVSPSSGFRSQSWSRGSPSTVSSSYKRNLGAPRASYGSTVLSSSESLELSQSSLFNGGGGGGGGGGDFKLSRANEKEQLQGLNDRFAGYIEKVHSLEQQNKELEGEIGALRQRQAGRSLLGDAFEQELRELRVALEQVSHEKAALQLDSEHLEEDIQRLKERFEDEARLRDDTEAVIRALRKDVEEASLAKVELDKKVQSLQDEVAFLRGNHEEEVVELLAQIQASSHVAVERKDYAKTDLTAALKEIRSQLECHSDQNMVQAEEWFKCRYARLTEAAETNKEAIRSAKEEIAEYRRQLQAKSIELESVRGTKESLDRQLTDIEERHNMDLSTYQETIQQLENELRGTKWEMARHLREYQDLLNVKMALDIEIAAYRKLLEGEETRFCAFSGSIAGPTFTHRQPSVTISSSKIQKSKVEAPKLKVQHKFVEEIIEETKVEDEKSELDEALAAMAEELAAGTTPQDQKEEEEEEEEAVEEEILAEAKAEVEAAAPEEEEEEGEEEGGEEEEDAKSDEAEEGGSEKEEEKSEKEEGDEEEEEAGEGEAEEAEAETKEEEESEEKDEDEGEVEEAIVPEKVEKAKTSPPKSPPKSPAAEEVEENKEAEGESEDQKEDEQGEEEEEEDKSGSPAKADSPEKGGSPEKAGTPEKGSPEKAGTPAKAGSPEKGSPEKAGTPEKGSPDKAGTPEKGSPEKAGTPEKGSSEKGSPDKAGTPEKGSPEKAGTPEKGSPEKGSPDKAGTPEKGSPEKAGTPEKGSPEKGSPDKAGTPEKASIPEKAASPEKVSTPDKATSPEKAGSPVKEVEETIPASKAAKVGTEKEPKEEKKDKSEKASKESTKEDIAVNGDVSEKEEEEGSKAKQVEEEDKGVFTNGLDISPDEEEKKGKSDEKVVVTKKVEKITSEGDDGTTTYITKSVTVTQKVEEHEETVAEQLVSTKKVEKVTSHAVVKEVKESD
- the NEFM gene encoding neurofilament medium polypeptide isoform X7; this translates as MSYTLEPLSNPSYRRVTESRTTFSRASVSPSSGFRSQSWSRGSPSTVSSSYKRNLGAPRASYGSTVLSSSESLELSQSSLFNGGGGGGGGGGDFKLSRANEKEQLQGLNDRFAGYIEKVHSLEQQNKELEGEIGALRQRQAGRSLLGDAFEQELRELRVALEQVSHEKAALQLDSEHLEEDIQRLKERFEDEARLRDDTEAVIRALRKDVEEASLAKVELDKKVQSLQDEVAFLRGNHEEEVVELLAQIQASSHVAVERKDYAKTDLTAALKEIRSQLECHSDQNMVQAEEWFKCRYARLTEAAETNKEAIRSAKEEIAEYRRQLQAKSIELESVRGTKESLDRQLTDIEERHNMDLSTYQETIQQLENELRGTKWEMARHLREYQDLLNVKMALDIEIAAYRKLLEGEETRFCAFSGSIAGPTFTHRQPSVTISSSKIQKSKVEAPKLKVQHKFVEEIIEETKVEDEKSELDEALAAMAEELAAGTTPQDQKEEEEEEEEAVEEEILAEAKAEVEAAAPEEEEEEGEEEGGEEEEDAKSDEAEEGGSEKEEEKSEKEEGDEEEEEAGEGEAEEAEAETKEEEESEEKDEDEGEVEEAIVPEKVEKAKTSPPKSPPKSPAAEEVEENKEAEGESEDQKEDEQGEEEEEEDKSGSPAKADSPEKGGSPEKAGTPEKGSPEKAGTPAKAGSPEKGSPEKAGTPEKGSPDKAGTPEKGSPEKAGTPEKASIPEKAASPEKVSTPDKATSPEKAGSPVKEVEETIPASKAAKVGTEKEPKEEKKDKSEKASKESTKEDIAVNGDVSEKEEEEGSKAKQVEEEDKGVFTNGLDISPDEEEKKGKSDEKVVVTKKVEKITSEGDDGTTTYITKSVTVTQKVEEHEETVAEQLVSTKKVEKVTSHAVVKEVKESD